The sequence CGAGCAGGGTGCCGAAGATGCCGAACTGGGCCGCCGCCCCCAGAAACAGGGTGCGGGGATTGGCGAGCATGGGACCGAAGTCGGTCAGCGCCCCCACGCCCATGAAGATCAACAGCGGGAAGATGCCGGTCTTGATGCCGTAATAGAGATAGTGGAGGATGCCCCCCTCGTCGGAAATGCCGGCGATGGGGATGTTGCTGAGAATGGCGCCGAAACCGATGGGCACCAGCAGCAGCGGTTCGAAGCCTTTGCGGATGGCCAGATACAGCAGCAGCAAGCCGACGCCGATCATCAGCGCCTGGCCGCCGCTGAAGTTGGCCAGACCGGTGCTTTGCCACAGCAGTTGTAGATTTTCCATACCGGCCTCAGCTCAGGGTCAGCAGCACGTCGTCCACCGCCACGGCGTCCCCTTCCTTGACCATGACCCCTTGGACCGTGCCGCCCTGTTTGGCGCGCACCTCGGTTTCCATTTTCATGGCTTCCATGATCACCACCACGTCCCCCTCCTTGACCACGTCTCCGGGGGTGACGTTGACCTTGAGGATGGTGCCGGCCATGGGTGCGGTGACGGCGTGACTCTCTCCGCCGCTCGCCGGCGCTGCGGCTTGCGGTGTACCGGGCCGGACCGAGGTGACCTGACCGCTGGGGGCCACTTCCACGTGATAGACCTTCTGATTGACCGTCACCGTATAGCTGGCCGGACCGTCGCCGGTAGCTGCCGCTGGGGCTTTTTCCGTCTCGGTTTCGGTCTCGGGCGGGGGTTCGAAGGCGGCCGGGTTGCCCCTTTCCTGAATGAACTTCCAGCCCACCTGGGGAAACAGGGCGTAGATCAAAACGTCCTCTATCTCGTTCCCCGCCAGCTTGACGCCGTGTTCCCGAGCCAGTTTATGCAGCTCTTCGGTGAGCTTTTCCATCTCCGGGGGCAGCAGATCCGCGGGCCGGCAGGTGATGGGGCTTTTCCCCTGCAGCACCCGCTGTTGCAGTTCCTGGTTCACCGGCGCCGGGGTGGCGCCGTATTCGCCCCGCAGTAGCGCCTGAACCTCCTTGGTGATGGTCTTGTAACGCTCGCCGGAAAGGACGTTGATCACCGCCTGGGTGCCGACGATCTGGGAAGAGGGGGTGACCAGGGGGATGTAGCCCAGATCCTTGCGCACCCGGGGGATTTCTTCCAGGACTTCGTCGAGTTTGTCGGCGGCGTTCTGCTCCTTGAGCTGGTTTTCCATGTTGGTGAGCATGCCGCCGGGAACCTGGGCCACCAGGATACGGCTGTCCACGCCCTTGAGATTGCCCTCGAACCGGGCGTATTTCTTCCGTACCTCACGGAAGTAGAGGCCGATTTCCTCCACCTGCTCCAGATCCAGGCCGGTGTCGCGCGCGTGGCCCTGGAACATGGCGATCAGGGTTTCCGTGGGGCTGTGGCTGTAGGTCATGCTCATGGAGGAAACCGCGGTATCGACGTTGTCGATGCCCGCTTCGGCGGCCGCGTACAGGGTGGCGATGCTGAGGCCGGTGGTGGCGTGGCAGTGGAGGTGGAGCGGGATCTCCAGGTGCTGTTTCAGGCGGGTCACCAACTCGGTGGCCACGTGGGGGGTGAGGAGCCCCGCCATGTCCTTGATGCAGACCGAGTGGGCGCCCATGT comes from Methylomarinovum tepidoasis and encodes:
- the oadA gene encoding sodium-extruding oxaloacetate decarboxylase subunit alpha — protein: MSNSLGITEVVLRDAHQSLLATRLRLEDMLPICPKLDQIGFWSLEVWGGATFDACIRYLGEDPWERLRAFRKALPNTRLQMLLRGQNLLGYRHYADDVVDAFVERAAANGMDVFRIFDALNDLRNIEHAVKAVIACGKHAQGTLSYTTSPVHSIDTWVDLGRRIEDMGAHSVCIKDMAGLLTPHVATELVTRLKQHLEIPLHLHCHATTGLSIATLYAAAEAGIDNVDTAVSSMSMTYSHSPTETLIAMFQGHARDTGLDLEQVEEIGLYFREVRKKYARFEGNLKGVDSRILVAQVPGGMLTNMENQLKEQNAADKLDEVLEEIPRVRKDLGYIPLVTPSSQIVGTQAVINVLSGERYKTITKEVQALLRGEYGATPAPVNQELQQRVLQGKSPITCRPADLLPPEMEKLTEELHKLAREHGVKLAGNEIEDVLIYALFPQVGWKFIQERGNPAAFEPPPETETETEKAPAAATGDGPASYTVTVNQKVYHVEVAPSGQVTSVRPGTPQAAAPASGGESHAVTAPMAGTILKVNVTPGDVVKEGDVVVIMEAMKMETEVRAKQGGTVQGVMVKEGDAVAVDDVLLTLS